The Gloeobacter violaceus PCC 7421 DNA window TGTGTCGTCCACCTGGCGGCCCAGGCAGGCGTGCGCTATTCGCTCAAAAATCCCTTCGCCTACGTCGACAGCAACCTGAGCGGCTTCGTCAACCTGCTGGAGTGCTGCCGCACCAGCGGCATCGGGCATCTGGTCTACGCCTCCTCCAGTTCGGTCTACGGCGCCAACACCAAAGCACCCTTCTCGGTGAGCGACAACGTCGATCACCCGGTCTCGCTCTACGCCGCCACCAAAAAAGCGAACGAGTTGATGGCCCACGCCTACAGCCACCTGTACGCCCTGCCGACCACGGGCCTGCGCTTTTTTACCGTCTACGGCCCCTGGGGACGGCCGGACATGGCCTATTTCAAGTTCGTCCAGGCCATCGAAGCAGGCAAGCCCATCGACGTCTACAACCACGGCCACATGCAGCGCGACTTCACCTATATCGACGACATCGTCGAGGGCATCGTCCGCCTCCTCCCCCGCGTTCCCACCCATGCAGGAGCTGCCCCCTACCGCATCTACAACATCGGCAACCACCAGCCGGTGAGTCTGATTGAATTTATCGAAGTCATCGAGCAGGCCCTGGGCAAGCGGGCCGTGAAAAACCTGCTGCCGATGCAACCTGGCGATGTGCCCGCCACCTGCGCCGATGTGGACGACCTGATGCGCGAAGTCGGCTTCAAACCGAGCACCCCACTCACCGTCGGCATCGAGCGCTTCGTCTGCTGGTACCGCGATTACCTGAGTGCCGCTTCGCCCGTTGTGCGCACCACCACCACCGTCCGCCCGCGATGGCCCGCCGTAGCGCCCGTCGAAGTCGCGGGTTAGCCGCCCTGCTCGCCTCGCTGTTGCTCGGGGCGGAGCCACTGACAGCTGAGCCGGACCCTGCCGTCTCGCAGCTGGCGGATGTGCGCTCAGGCGAGTGGGCCGAGCGCACGCTTACGAGCCTGGAGCGGCAGCTGGGTCTGCCGGACCCTGCCCGTCCGCATGCACAGCTCATCTCGCGCGCCGAATTTGCCGTTCGCCTCGGTCGGGTGCTCGCGGCCGTCGAAAAATCGGCGCAACAGGCGAATGCGCTGGATGCCGAACAATTCGACGCCCTGCGGCGGCTGCAACTGGAGTTTCTTCCCGAGCGCGAAGGGCTCACCGCCCGCCTCGAAAACCTCGAAAAGCGCCTGGACCGGGCCAGGTACGCCCCGTTTGACAGCAAAACCACCATGAGCGGCCAGGTGATCTTCGGCCTGAGCACCCTCAGCAACACGCTCGACGACGACGAGGGGGACAGCACCGCCGTGCGCTTTAGCGGCCGGGCGCGCCTCACCTTCGACACGACCTTCGGCCGCAACGACCGCCTGCGGGTGCGGCTGCAGGCAGGCGACTTTCCCAACTACGGTTCGCTTGCCGGCACCGACATGGCCCGTCTCGGGGTAGGGGGCAACACCAACCGGGTCTTCAACGTCGCCCGCCTGGAGTACCGCTTCGACCTCGCCAAAAATCTGCGCGTCTACATCGGAGCCCTGGGGGGCCGCCTCGACGACTTCACCGACGCACTCCATCCGCTGGTGGGCAGCACCGGCAGCGGTGCCATTTCGCGCTTCGGCCAGCGCAACGCCATTTACCGACTCATCAGCGGCACCGGCGTGGGCGTGCGCTGGGAGGCCACCAAGACCCTCACCCTCTCGGCGGGTTTCGTGGCCGACTTCGGCTCCCTGGCCGAGGACGACGATCTCGACGATGTCAGGCAGACCGACCGCTTCCTGCCCACCGGGATACTCGCGCAATTGAATTTCCAGCCGAGCAAGACCACAGGGATTGGCTTGAGCTATATCCGCACCTTCAACGCCACCGACACCGGCACCGGCAGCGACCTGGCCAACGACCCCTTCGACGGCGACAGCAAGCGCACCTTCGCCGATTCCTACGGCCTGCAGGGGTTCTGGAAGATTTCCCCAGGCTTTCAAATCGGCGGCTGGTTCGGCCTCACCGAGGCGCGCGCCGAAGATCTGCCCGGCCGTCCAGGATCCAGCATCGTCAACTACGCACTCTCCTTTGCCTTTGCAGATCTAGCAGGCAAGGGCAACCTGGGCGGCCTGGTAATCGGCCAACCGCCCCGCGTCACGCGTAGCGACCTGGGAAACAAATTCCAGGACCCGGACGGGGCGGTGCATCTAGAAATTTTCTACCGCATCCGCCTCACCGACCGCATCTCGATCACCCCTGGCTTACTCACAATCTTCAACCCCGAAAACAACCGAAACAACCCAACAGTGCAGGTCGGCACCCTGCGCGCAACGTTCGATTTTTAGAGTAGGTGCCAGGGAAAAACCGTTTCCTGTCCAATTTTGCACAGCGTTTGCCTGAGCCGCCCCACACCCCAATGCCTTTGCAGCCCAACGGCGAGCCAGCCCCATCGCCGCAGTCGACACGCGTCGTGCACGCACTGGAAGAATAAGCCCAGCCCACCCGCCAATTCTCGTTCCCAACCATGCCGCTAAGTCCGGGGGGTGTCGGGGGGCCGGCAGCCCCTCGACGCGGGGAGGAGGAGAGCGCGAGAGGGGAACCCGAAGGGGGTTCCACCTCTCGCACCCACAGATCCTCGTGCAAAACCAACCGCCAGGCTGAAAACTATCATCTGGGCAACTTCAAACTGCTCTATGGCCGCCGGTGCGCCGGCAACAAATTTTCCCCGGCCAGATGCGCCTGCAACTCAGCCGCCCTCAGTTTGCAGAGATCCTTTGCCAACTCCTCCAGGCGCACCTGAGCGCCCAGCAGCGGAGCGAGCGCCTCGCGGACAAACCCGAGCATCCGCCGCTCCGCCACCAGCACCACCTGGCGCGCCTGACACCGATCGGCGCGGTGGGCGGCCTCCTGGGCGGCCAACCTAGCAAAGCGCCGCTCAAACTCCTCCGCGTGGTTTTCGCGGTGATCGTCGTAGGCGTGGGCAGGACCAGCCCCTGGTCCACGGTTGCGCCCCGTCTTGGTCTCAGACCACAGCTGCCGCCCGGCGGCCTCGCGCTCGGCGTTGATGAGCGTCTCCCCTTCGACAAGCGTCGGCCCAGGCTCCCACTCGGGAAATTCCGGCCGCTCCAGGGCCAAAAAACGGGCGCGCGCCGCGTCGATCGCCAGTACCAGGATATCGTTCATGTCATTACAGCATGCGGATATTCGGATGGCCCACTTCCTCGACGTACTCGCTCAATACTTGCCTGAGAAAGTCGGCGCCCGCCGGGGTAATCAGACCGAGGTGGGCAGGTTTCGGCTCGCTGAGGCGCGACTTGAAAACATGGAACAACCCCTCGCGGGGGCCGACCTTCACCCAGACTTGATCGCCCAGACCGGGGTAGAGCACCGTGCAGCGGCTCTCATCGCGGGGGATCACCCTCAAAATCGGATCGACCGCGCGGGCAATGCGCCCCACGGACGCCAGAAATGCTTCGGTGTCAATTTTGCCTGTCATACGCCGAGCCTCCCTGTCTGTAGCCAATTTCAAAGTAAGCAAAAAAGGTGAAAAACCTGGGAAACAGCCACCGCGCTTATTCGAGCAGTTTGGTGATCCCATCCAGGGCGATTTCGCGGCCGGTGCCCGCAAACGGGTGCTCCGGCGGCAAAAACAGCAGACAGTGTTGGGTACTTAGTAGCGCAGAATACGCTACCGGCGGAATCTGGAGCCGGGGCGCAAAAAATCTTTGAAAATGCCCCAGCATTCAGACGCAGAGTAAACGGCCTCAACTGAAATTTTCGGGAAGCTTGCCGACTGTCCCCGGATGGGCGACGTATACTCACCCACAGGCGATACAGCTCGGTAAAGCAACGCTTCCATACAAGAAAAGCAGCCGACTTTCTGAGATTATTCACGTATGTTTATCTCGACCATTGGAGGTTCCAAGATGCTGGACGGATTCAAACAATTTTTGCTGCGGGGGAATGTCGTCGACTTGGCCGTGGGCGTGGTCATCGGTGCCGCCTTCGGAAAGATCGTCGAAACCCTGGTTTCAGGATTCATCACCCCGCTGATTGCCGCCATCGGCGGCCAGCCGGATTTCTCGGGTCTCTACTTCACGATCAACAACAGCAAGTTCATGTACGGCCAGTTCATCAACGCGATCATCTCGTTTTTGATCATCGCGGCGGTGGTCTACTTTTTGATCGTGCTGCCGCTCAACGCCCTGATTGCGCGGGCGCACAAGGAACCGTCCCCCGACCCGACCACCAAGAAATGTCCCGAATGCACCAGCGAAATTGCGATCGATGCGCGCCGCTGCCCTTTTTGTACTTCGGTGCTGGTGGGTTCGCCGACGAAGTGAGCCGCAGCATTCCCGAATTTTTTACCGTCAGCCGGCAACTATGGAGCTGTCTCCCGTCCGCGATCAAAAAAGAAAACGTCGCGCGCCGAGCCGATCGGGTACTTCCACTTTTGGGTTCTCCGGTTCTTTGGTCTTGCACGACAGTCTGTGGAGCGAGAGGCGGAACCCCCTTCGGGTTCCCCTCTCGCGCTCTCCCCCTCCCCGCGTCGAGGGGCTGCCGGCCCCCCGACACCCCCCGGACTTCAAGGCACGGCTGGGAACGAGACTCTGTGGGTGGGCTGGGCTTATTCTTTTAGGGCCTGCACGACGCGTGTCGACTGCGGCGATGGGGCTGGCTCGCCACTGAGCTGCAGGAGTGTCCAGTGCGTCACAATAGTCCAAATAATGTAGATATCTACTACCCAAACCAATGACGGCTGGAGGTTATCTCGATCACCTGCAAAAATTTGGCGTTCACCTGGGCTTGGAGCGCATCCAGGCGCTGCTTAAGCGCCTGGGGGAGCCGCAGGTTGCCTTCCAAGCCGTGCATGTGGCGGGGACCAATGGTAAAGGCTCGGTCTGCGCTTATCTGAGCCATATTTTGCAGACGGCCGGGTATCGGACGGGGCGCTACACTTCACCCCATTTGCTCGACTGGAACGAGCGCATCTGGATTGACGGTGCTTTTATCTCGGATGGGGCTTTGCAGGCGTGCCTGGCAAAAGTGAAAGCCTCCGCCGAGCATTTGCCGAAAAGTTTGGGGGAGCCTACCCAGTTCGAGATTGTCACGGCCGCTGCGTTCTTGCACTTTGCCCAATCTGCCGTCGAAGTGGCGGTAGTCGAGGTCGGACTGGGCGGACGACTCGACGCCACCAACGTCTTCGAGCAGCCGCCGGCGAGCGTGATCACCGGTATCGGCCTGGATCACTGCGACCAACTCGGCTCCACGCTGGCGGCCATCGCCGCCGAAAAAGCCGGGATTTTGCGGTCCGGCTGCCCCCTGGTCTGCGCGCCGCTGGCCCCGGAAGCGATGCAGGTGGTCACTGAAAAGGCACTGGCGTTGGGCGTTGTGATCACCTTGGCCGAGCCTGCCCACGAGGTCGCCCCGGGTGAGGCGCAGTGGCAAGGATTTCGTTACCGGCTCCCCCTCGCAGGTGGGGTACAGCTGCAAAACAGCGCCACCGCCCTCGCCACCTGCCAAGTGCTCCGGGAGCGGGGACTGCCCATTGATGAAACAGCGATCCGCACCGGCCTCGAAAACACCGTTTGGCCGGGACGCTACCAGTGGCTTGGCGAACGGTTGCTGCTCGACGGTGCCCACAACGAAGACAGTGCCGTGTACCTGCGCCGCTATCTGGATACCCTCCACCCCAAAGAATCCATCCGCTGGATCGTGGGCATTCTCGAAAGCAAGGACGCGCGAGCCGTCTTAAAAGCTTTGCTCCGTCCGGGCGACGCTTTTGTAGCCGTCCCCGTTCCCGACGCCCGCTCCCATCCGCCCGAGAGGCTGGCCTCCATGGCGCAGACCATGGGCATACACTCCATCGCAAGCGCCTCCGGTTTTTCTGAAGCCCTTCAGCTTAGCGATACAGAGCAGTTGACGGTGATCGCCGGCTCTTTGTACCTGGCGGGGGCGGTGCTGCGGGACTGGCCGCGCCTCCAAAAGCAATGAAGCGATTCGTGGCCGCTGCGGCTGGAAGACCTTCGGGACCAACCGATAGCATGGGAAAGATTTTCTCAGGTGCTCCAGGATGCTCACCGCCGATCCGGCCCAGGACGTTTTGCGCTCGATGCGCCGACCGTTGGATCTCATCTTTGCTCCCAAAAGTGTGGCGGTAATTGGCGCCACCGACCGGCCGGGCAGCGTCGGCCGCACGATCCTCGCCAATTTGTTGAGCAATCCCTTCGGCGGCACGGTCTTTCCGGTCAACCCCAAGCGGCCCGCCGTGCTGGGTGTCAAAGCCTACCCGACCATTGCCGCGGTCGGTGAGCGGGTGGAACTGGCCATCGTCGTCACCCCGGCCGCCACGGTGCCGGGGGTGATCCGCGCATGCGCCGAGGCGGGAGTGCCGGGGGCGATTGTCATTTCCGCCGGATTTCGGGAGACGGGGGAGGCGGGGGCCGAACTGGAGCGGCAGGTGCTTGCCGAGGCGCGCAAGGGCGGGATGCGGATTGTCGGTCCCAACTGCCTGGGGGTGATGAACCCGCATTTGGGCTTCAACGGCACGTTTGCCGGTGCCATGGCCAACCCCGGCAACCTCGCGTTTCTCAGCCAGAGCGGTGCTCTTTGCACGTCGATTCTCGACTGGAGCTTTCGCGAGCACGTCGGCTTCAGCGCCTTCGTCTCGATGGGCTCGATGCTCGATGTGGGCTGGGGCGACTGGATTTACTATCTCGGGGATGACCCCCGCACCGAGAGCATCGTCATCTACATGGAATCGATCGGCGACGCGCGCTCGTTTTTGTCGGCGGCGCGGGAGGTGGCCTACACCAAGCCGATCATCGTCATCAAGGCGGGCCGGACTGCGGCGGCGGCCCAGGCCGCCACCAGCCACACGGGTGCCCTCACCGGCAGCGACGAGGTGCTGGATGCCGCCTTCCGGCGCACGGGCGTTCTGCGGGTGGCGAGCATCTCGGAGCTGTTCAATATGGCCGAAGTGCTCGCCAAACAGCCGCGTCCGCGGGGGCGCCGGCTCACCATCCTCACCAACGCGGGCGGGCCGGGGGTGCTCGCCACCGACGCCCTCGTCGGCGCGGGGGGCGAACTGGCGGCACTGTCGCCCGAGACCGTCGCCGAACTGGACAAACTGCTGCCCGACCACTGGAGCCACGGCAATCCGATCGACATTTTGGGCGACGCCGAACCCGAGCGTTACACCCAGGCGCTCGCCGCCGCCGCCCGCGATCCGGGTAGCGACGGGCTTTTGGTGATCCTCACCCCCCAGGCGATGAGCCAACCCACCGAGACCGCCCGTCAACTGGTCGAATGCGCCCGTGAACTGCACCACAAGCCGATTTTGGCCAGTTGGATGGGAGGAGCGGAAGTGGCGGCGGGAGAAGCGTTGCTCAACCGCGCGGGCGTTCCCACCTACACCTATCCAGATACCGCCGCGCGCATCTTCAACTACATGGGGCTCTACAGCTACAACCTGCGCGACATCTACGAGACGCCCTCCGCCACAGAAGCGGACACAGGCATCGAGCGGGCCGCCGCCGAAGGGATACTCACCGCCGCCCGGCAAGCGGGCAGGACGCTGCTCACCGAATTCGAGGCCAAAGCGCTGCTGGCTGCCTACGGCATCCCGACGGTCGAGACGCGCGTAGCAGCGGACGAAGAGGCGGCCGTCGCCGCCGCGGGGGCGATCGGCTACCCGGTGGTTGTAAAGCTGCACTCCGAGACGATTACCCACAAAACCGACGTGCAGGGGGTGCACCTGAACCTGGGGGACGCAGAGGCCGTGCGCGCCGCCTACCGCGCCGTCGCCGGGGCGGTGGAAGTGCAGGAACGGGCGGGCAAACTCCAACCCTCCCCGCAGAAACCCCATTTTCTGGGGGTGAGCGTGCAGCCGATGGTTCGCCTCGACGGCTACGAACTGATCCTGGGCAGCAGCATCGACGCCCAATTCGGGCCGGTGCTGCTCTTCGGCACCGGCGGACAACTGGTCGAAGTCTTCAAAGACCGCGCCCTCGGTCTGCCACCCCTCAACACCACCCTGGCACGGCGGATGATGGAGCAGACGCGGATCTATGGGGCGCTGCTGGGGGTGCGCGGCCGGGGGCCCGTGGATCTCGCCGCCCTGGAGCGGCTCCTGGTGCGCTTCAGCCAACTGGTCACCGAGCAGCCGCGCATCCGCGAAATCGATATCAATCCATTACTGGCCCGACCCGGCGACAGCGACGCCCCGACGCTGATTGCCCTCGACGCCCGCGTCGTGCTGCACCCGGAAACGATTCCCGACGGCGATCTGCCCCGGCCCGCCATCCGGCCCTACCCCCTCCAGTACCGCACCCCCTGGACCTTGCGCGACGGGACCGAAGTGCTCATCGAACCGATCCGGCCGGAGGACGAACCGCTCGCGGTGCACTTCCACGAGAGCCTCTCGACTGAAAGCGTCTACCAGCGCTACTTCCAGATTCTCAAGCTCAGCCGCCGCGTCGCCCACGAACGCCTCGCCCGGCTTTGCTTTATCGATTACGACCGGGAGATGGCCCTGGTGGCCAAAATTCACGACCCCAAAAGCGGGCGGGCGCAGATCGTCGCCGTGGGGCGGCTCAGCAAAATCCCCGGCACCACCCGGGCGGAATTTTCGATGATGGTCAGCGACCGGCTCCACGGCCAGGGACTGGGCACCGAAATGCTCAAACGGCTCATCGCCGTGGCCCGCGACGAAAACCTCGGCGCCATCCGCGCCGAAATCTTGACCACCAACCTGGTGATGCAGCGCATTTGCACCCGACTCGGATTTGAACTGGTCGAACGGCCGGGCGACCCCGTCCAGCTCGCCGTGCTCGAACTAACCTGAGGCTATTAATTACTTAGTTGACAGGTCCACGGAGCGGGCGGTAGGCTGAGCGCAAGAGCAATTAATAATTTAGTAGACACGGGCAATTCACGGTTGTTGCGCCTTTTCGGCCCTATGCGATTTTTCTGCCCCATGAGCACCGACTACCGACCGCTGATCCAGTTGGAGAACGTTTCGAGGGTTTTTGTCACCGATGCCGTGGAGACGCGCGCCCTTTCGGAGGTGAGTCTGACGGTCGGGGCGGGCGAGTACGTGGCGATCGCCGGTCCGAGCGGTTGCGGCAAGTCTTCGTTGCTGTCGATTTTGGGCCTGCTCGATACACCCACCGGCGGCGAGTATTTTTTTGAAGGAAAGCCGATGTCCCGGCTTGGCCCCAGCGAGCGTTCGCGCCTGCGCAACCGCCGCATCGGCTTTATCTTTCAGGCGTTCAATCTGATTGGCGATTTGAGTGTCGCTGAGAACGTCGAATTGCCCTTGACTTACCGGGGGCTTGCGGCCGGCGAACGCGAGCGGCGCGTCGAAGCGGCCCTGGAGTGCGTCGGCCTCGCCCACCGCCGCAAACACTGTCCGGCCCAACTGTCGGGCGGCCAGCAGCAGCGCGTCGCCGTCGCCCGCGCCCTGGCGGGAAGGCCGCCGCTTTTGCTGGCGGACGAGCCGACCGGCAACCTCGATTCGGCCAACGGTGAAACGGTGATGGAGCTTCTGGGCGAATTGCACCGGGGCGGCACCACCATCTGCATCGTCACCCACGATCCGCGCTTTGCCCGCTGCGCGAGCCGCACCATCCACCTGCTGGACGGGCGCGTCGTCCATTCGGATGCCGTGCCGGTGCAAGCCCAGTGAAACGCACTCAAAAAGTACCCGCTCCACCGCTTCCTACACCCAACGAGCCGCCATGCCCCACTTGAGCGTGTTTGTCGATCTCTCAGCCGCGATTGCCGAGGCATTGCTCAACGGTCTATGGCAGGGTGCCCTGCTGACGGCGGTGGTGGCCATGCCGATGGCTTCGGCAAAGCGCCTCAATGCCGCGACCCGCTACGCTGTCTGGTGTGCTGTGCTGGTGACGGTGGCCGTCCTGCCGCTGGTATCCGGGCGGCTGCCCACCGTCCCTGCCCCGGTTCCCAAAGGGGTGGAACGGGTGGTACCTGCCTCTGCGGTTGCGGGGGCTCCGGCCGCCGTCTCCATTGCGGCGCCCGTGGAAGCACCCTCCGCCCCGGCTCCAAGCGATTCCGATTGGCAATTGCCGCAGGTGCCCGACAGCTGGCCTGTGGGGCTGGTTGGAATCTGGTTGAGCTTTGCCGGTTATCGGTTGGCCGGCGTCCTGAACAGCTTACGCGCTCTGCAGCGGCTCAAAGCGCGCAGTATGCCGCTGCAGAGCGCCTATCGCGAGGCTCTGGAGCCGTGGCTTGCGACCACCCCCCGACCGGTGCGGCTGTGCAGCGCTCGGGACGTGCCGGTGCCCGTGGCGGTGGGTCTTTTTAACCCGACGGTGATCCTCCCGGAGGCGCTGCTGGCACAGCTGAGCGATGGCGAACTGGAGCAGATCGTTTTGCACGAACTGGCGCATCTGCGCCGCTGGGACGACTGGACCAATCTGGTGCAAAAGCTGATCGAGGCCATCTTTTTCTTTCACCCCGCCGTGCTGTGGATCGCCCGGCGGCTCGATACCGAGCGGGAGATCGCCTGCGACGACGCTGTGATCGCCGTGACCGGCAAACCGCTCCCTTACGCCGCCTGCCTGGCCCGGTTGATCGAGCTGACGCGCGCTTCTGGGACGAGTCGGCTGCAACCCGGGGTGCTGAGCGGCACTTCCCAGATCCGGCGGCGGGTCGAAATGCTGCTCAAGCGCGACCGCAACACCCGGCCCAGGCTCTCCTCGCCGATTTTGGCGGCGGCGGCGGTGCTGTTGAGCGCTTCGGCCTTTGCCGTGCAGATGGTGCCGGTGGTGTTGGTCCCTCGCTCCGAGGCCGCTCTCGATTTTGAAGCGGATCTCTTGGTGGATCTGGGCCTCGATTCGGGGGCGTTTGCCGCCGACTTCGAGCGCGCCCGCCAAGAACTGGAGCGCGCCGAACAACGGCGCGAGGCCGAGTACGCCCGCCTGGAGCTCGAACACACCAGGCACGAGGCGGAGTACGCGCGCATGGAAGCCGAGTTCGAGCGGATGGCGAAGCGGGCTGTGGCGGAGCGCACCGCCCCGAAAGTGGCTCGCCGTGGCGAAGATCCGATCGAAATTCCCGTTCCCGATGACGAGGAAGAGGCTTTGCGGGAGTTTAGCGGCGTCGTGCTTGCCACCGAGACGCTGGAGGAGGCGATTCCCTCGCCCCAGGAGGTGCTTGCTGCGATTGCATCGATGCCGTCGGCCTCCGATCGCGCCCGCGCCCTGGGAGCTTACGCCGAGGGCGAAGCAAAAAACGCTGCACCGCTCACGCCCGCTTTTTTTAGACTGATCGAGGGTTTGCCTGCTGACGACGATCGCCGTCGGGTGCTCTCTACGGTTCTTGAAAGATCTGATCTGGAGGAGAGTGTCCTGCTGCGGGTGCTGCGCAGTGTCCAGAGCTTGACTGCGGACAGCAGCAAGCGCCGGGTGCTTGTCGAGGTGCTCCACCTGCCGCCGCCCGAAAGCGAAGCCATTGTTGCGGGGGTGCTGCAGGGGATCGATACGCTCGCTTCCTCCGGTGACCGGCGGCGCGTGCTGGGTGAACTGCTCGATTTGCCCCCGAGCGAGAGCGTCACCCGCGGTGCCCTAAGAGCGGTGCACGGCATTGCGGCGAGCGGCGACAAAGCGAACGTGTTGCTCAAGGCGGCGGCATTGCCGCTTGGCGAAGCGGGCCTTGCCGCCTTTTTTGACGCCTACGCCGGGGTCAGTTCCTCCAGCGACAAGCGGCGCGTGCTCTCGCGGCTGCTCGAACACCAGGGCGGCGGCTATCGGCCGGTGATCCTGGGCATTCTGGAGGCGATGCAGAGTATTCCTTCGAGTGACGACCGCGCCCGGCTGCTGTTGCGCATGGCCCCGCAAGTCGCCACTACCCACGACCCGACGCTGCTCGCTGCCTTTTACCGGGCCTGCGATTCGATTCCCTCGGCCACCGACCGCCGTCGCGTCCTCACCCGGCTGGGCCGGCTGGCCGTCGAGCAGCTCTAGTCGTTCGCTCCACATCGCAATTGGCTGAACTGGACGCACTGGCGGGGGAAATCGGCAAACTGGCGGCAGGTTCTT harbors:
- a CDS encoding bifunctional acetate--CoA ligase family protein/GNAT family N-acetyltransferase, whose amino-acid sequence is MLTADPAQDVLRSMRRPLDLIFAPKSVAVIGATDRPGSVGRTILANLLSNPFGGTVFPVNPKRPAVLGVKAYPTIAAVGERVELAIVVTPAATVPGVIRACAEAGVPGAIVISAGFRETGEAGAELERQVLAEARKGGMRIVGPNCLGVMNPHLGFNGTFAGAMANPGNLAFLSQSGALCTSILDWSFREHVGFSAFVSMGSMLDVGWGDWIYYLGDDPRTESIVIYMESIGDARSFLSAAREVAYTKPIIVIKAGRTAAAAQAATSHTGALTGSDEVLDAAFRRTGVLRVASISELFNMAEVLAKQPRPRGRRLTILTNAGGPGVLATDALVGAGGELAALSPETVAELDKLLPDHWSHGNPIDILGDAEPERYTQALAAAARDPGSDGLLVILTPQAMSQPTETARQLVECARELHHKPILASWMGGAEVAAGEALLNRAGVPTYTYPDTAARIFNYMGLYSYNLRDIYETPSATEADTGIERAAAEGILTAARQAGRTLLTEFEAKALLAAYGIPTVETRVAADEEAAVAAAGAIGYPVVVKLHSETITHKTDVQGVHLNLGDAEAVRAAYRAVAGAVEVQERAGKLQPSPQKPHFLGVSVQPMVRLDGYELILGSSIDAQFGPVLLFGTGGQLVEVFKDRALGLPPLNTTLARRMMEQTRIYGALLGVRGRGPVDLAALERLLVRFSQLVTEQPRIREIDINPLLARPGDSDAPTLIALDARVVLHPETIPDGDLPRPAIRPYPLQYRTPWTLRDGTEVLIEPIRPEDEPLAVHFHESLSTESVYQRYFQILKLSRRVAHERLARLCFIDYDREMALVAKIHDPKSGRAQIVAVGRLSKIPGTTRAEFSMMVSDRLHGQGLGTEMLKRLIAVARDENLGAIRAEILTTNLVMQRICTRLGFELVERPGDPVQLAVLELT
- a CDS encoding iron uptake porin; translation: MARRSARRSRGLAALLASLLLGAEPLTAEPDPAVSQLADVRSGEWAERTLTSLERQLGLPDPARPHAQLISRAEFAVRLGRVLAAVEKSAQQANALDAEQFDALRRLQLEFLPEREGLTARLENLEKRLDRARYAPFDSKTTMSGQVIFGLSTLSNTLDDDEGDSTAVRFSGRARLTFDTTFGRNDRLRVRLQAGDFPNYGSLAGTDMARLGVGGNTNRVFNVARLEYRFDLAKNLRVYIGALGGRLDDFTDALHPLVGSTGSGAISRFGQRNAIYRLISGTGVGVRWEATKTLTLSAGFVADFGSLAEDDDLDDVRQTDRFLPTGILAQLNFQPSKTTGIGLSYIRTFNATDTGTGSDLANDPFDGDSKRTFADSYGLQGFWKISPGFQIGGWFGLTEARAEDLPGRPGSSIVNYALSFAFADLAGKGNLGGLVIGQPPRVTRSDLGNKFQDPDGAVHLEIFYRIRLTDRISITPGLLTIFNPENNRNNPTVQVGTLRATFDF
- a CDS encoding bifunctional folylpolyglutamate synthase/dihydrofolate synthase; this translates as MTAGGYLDHLQKFGVHLGLERIQALLKRLGEPQVAFQAVHVAGTNGKGSVCAYLSHILQTAGYRTGRYTSPHLLDWNERIWIDGAFISDGALQACLAKVKASAEHLPKSLGEPTQFEIVTAAAFLHFAQSAVEVAVVEVGLGGRLDATNVFEQPPASVITGIGLDHCDQLGSTLAAIAAEKAGILRSGCPLVCAPLAPEAMQVVTEKALALGVVITLAEPAHEVAPGEAQWQGFRYRLPLAGGVQLQNSATALATCQVLRERGLPIDETAIRTGLENTVWPGRYQWLGERLLLDGAHNEDSAVYLRRYLDTLHPKESIRWIVGILESKDARAVLKALLRPGDAFVAVPVPDARSHPPERLASMAQTMGIHSIASASGFSEALQLSDTEQLTVIAGSLYLAGAVLRDWPRLQKQ
- a CDS encoding NAD-dependent epimerase, encoding MKVLITGVAGFIGYHLAARLLQEGSKVYGIDNLNSYYDVRLKEARLARLVPHPQFTFRHLDIARRPAMFELFESESFDCVVHLAAQAGVRYSLKNPFAYVDSNLSGFVNLLECCRTSGIGHLVYASSSSVYGANTKAPFSVSDNVDHPVSLYAATKKANELMAHAYSHLYALPTTGLRFFTVYGPWGRPDMAYFKFVQAIEAGKPIDVYNHGHMQRDFTYIDDIVEGIVRLLPRVPTHAGAAPYRIYNIGNHQPVSLIEFIEVIEQALGKRAVKNLLPMQPGDVPATCADVDDLMREVGFKPSTPLTVGIERFVCWYRDYLSAASPVVRTTTTVRPRWPAVAPVEVAG
- a CDS encoding ABC transporter ATP-binding protein → MSTDYRPLIQLENVSRVFVTDAVETRALSEVSLTVGAGEYVAIAGPSGCGKSSLLSILGLLDTPTGGEYFFEGKPMSRLGPSERSRLRNRRIGFIFQAFNLIGDLSVAENVELPLTYRGLAAGERERRVEAALECVGLAHRRKHCPAQLSGGQQQRVAVARALAGRPPLLLADEPTGNLDSANGETVMELLGELHRGGTTICIVTHDPRFARCASRTIHLLDGRVVHSDAVPVQAQ
- a CDS encoding M56 family metallopeptidase is translated as MPHLSVFVDLSAAIAEALLNGLWQGALLTAVVAMPMASAKRLNAATRYAVWCAVLVTVAVLPLVSGRLPTVPAPVPKGVERVVPASAVAGAPAAVSIAAPVEAPSAPAPSDSDWQLPQVPDSWPVGLVGIWLSFAGYRLAGVLNSLRALQRLKARSMPLQSAYREALEPWLATTPRPVRLCSARDVPVPVAVGLFNPTVILPEALLAQLSDGELEQIVLHELAHLRRWDDWTNLVQKLIEAIFFFHPAVLWIARRLDTEREIACDDAVIAVTGKPLPYAACLARLIELTRASGTSRLQPGVLSGTSQIRRRVEMLLKRDRNTRPRLSSPILAAAAVLLSASAFAVQMVPVVLVPRSEAALDFEADLLVDLGLDSGAFAADFERARQELERAEQRREAEYARLELEHTRHEAEYARMEAEFERMAKRAVAERTAPKVARRGEDPIEIPVPDDEEEALREFSGVVLATETLEEAIPSPQEVLAAIASMPSASDRARALGAYAEGEAKNAAPLTPAFFRLIEGLPADDDRRRVLSTVLERSDLEESVLLRVLRSVQSLTADSSKRRVLVEVLHLPPPESEAIVAGVLQGIDTLASSGDRRRVLGELLDLPPSESVTRGALRAVHGIAASGDKANVLLKAAALPLGEAGLAAFFDAYAGVSSSSDKRRVLSRLLEHQGGGYRPVILGILEAMQSIPSSDDRARLLLRMAPQVATTHDPTLLAAFYRACDSIPSATDRRRVLTRLGRLAVEQL
- a CDS encoding host attachment protein; protein product: MNDILVLAIDAARARFLALERPEFPEWEPGPTLVEGETLINAEREAAGRQLWSETKTGRNRGPGAGPAHAYDDHRENHAEEFERRFARLAAQEAAHRADRCQARQVVLVAERRMLGFVREALAPLLGAQVRLEELAKDLCKLRAAELQAHLAGENLLPAHRRP
- the mscL gene encoding large conductance mechanosensitive channel protein MscL; translated protein: MLDGFKQFLLRGNVVDLAVGVVIGAAFGKIVETLVSGFITPLIAAIGGQPDFSGLYFTINNSKFMYGQFINAIISFLIIAAVVYFLIVLPLNALIARAHKEPSPDPTTKKCPECTSEIAIDARRCPFCTSVLVGSPTK